The sequence TCGCTCCAGTTCTTCTTTGCGGCCGGGCAGTTTCACGACGTCGATTACATTCTCCTGGCTGGCGGCACGGCTTCCATTCCCGGGCTCGACCGGTTGATTCAGCAGAAAATCGGCACCCAGACTCTAGTCGCCAACCCGTTTGCCGATATGGCCTTGAGTAGCAAGGTCAACGCTGGCGCCCTCGCCAGCGATGCGCCATCTCTGATGATTGCCTGCGGATTGGCCTTGAGGAGTTTCGACTGATGGCCCGGATCAACCTATTACCCTGGCGCGAGCAGCTTCGCGAGGAGCGCAAGCAGCGCTTTCTGGTGTCGCTTGCCGGGGTGGCCGTGCTGGCGGTGGGCTTGCTGTTTCTCGCAGACCAGTATTTTACCCACGCCATTGAGCGGCAGAACGCGCGTAACGATTTCATCCGCAAGGAGATTGCCGTGCTGGACGCGCGGATATCCGAAATCAAGGAACTGCGAGAGCGTCGGCAGCAATTGCTCGAGCGTATGAAGATCATTCAGGACCTGCAGGGCAACCGGCCGATCATCGGCAGGGTTTTCGATCAGCTGGTGCGTACGCTCCCGGACGGCGTGTATTTCACCGATCTGAAAATGACCGGCAAGAACATCGCCATCGTGGGCGGTGCCGAATCCAATAACCGGGTCTCTAACCTGATGCGCAACCTCGATGGTTCTGAATGGCTGGAAGCGCCGAATCTGAACGAAGTGAAGGCTGTCACGGCGGGTGCGGTCGACCAGGAAAACGTGTTCCAGCTGACGGTGCAGCAGACGCAGCCAGCGGCGGTAGTGGAAGGAGATAAGCCATGAGCCTGGCGAACTCCCTCGAGAGCCTGCGCAGCGTCGATCTGAGCGACCTGGACATGAACAACCTGGGCTCCTGGCCCGCCGCGGTGAAAGTGATCGCCGCGATACTGCTCATGGTCCTGGTGCTCGGCGGTGGGTACTACT is a genomic window of Stutzerimonas stutzeri containing:
- the pilN gene encoding type 4a pilus biogenesis protein PilN, translating into MARINLLPWREQLREERKQRFLVSLAGVAVLAVGLLFLADQYFTHAIERQNARNDFIRKEIAVLDARISEIKELRERRQQLLERMKIIQDLQGNRPIIGRVFDQLVRTLPDGVYFTDLKMTGKNIAIVGGAESNNRVSNLMRNLDGSEWLEAPNLNEVKAVTAGAVDQENVFQLTVQQTQPAAVVEGDKP